The following proteins are encoded in a genomic region of Oceanisphaera profunda:
- the purB gene encoding adenylosuccinate lyase — protein MELSALTAISPVDGRYGSRTSELRTIFSEFGLLRFRVEVEVRWLQALAANTDIAEVPALSAQANALLDGIVANFNEADGQRIKDIERTTNHDVKAVEYFLKEKVEVLPELAAVSEFIHFACTSEDINNNAHALMLKNGRDQVLVPYCQQLIDAIKQLATRYRDVPMLSRTHGQPASPTTLGKEMANVVYRLERQLKQIKAVEMLAKINGAVGNYNAHLSAYPEIDWHDFAERFVTGLGLDFNPYTTQIEPHDYIAELFDAIARFNTIVLDFDRDIWGYISIGYFKQRTVEGEIGSSTMPHKVNPIDFENSEGNLGLANAIFNHLAVKLPVSRWQRDLTDSTVLRNLGVAVGYSLIAYQATLKGISKLEANPAILAADLDQNWEVLAEPIQTVMRRYGIEKPYEKLKELTRGKRVNAEGMHTFIDTLELPESVKAQLKLLTPANYIGSAIELTDKL, from the coding sequence ATGGAATTGTCAGCATTAACGGCTATTTCTCCGGTTGATGGCCGTTACGGCAGTAGAACCTCGGAGCTGCGCACTATTTTTTCTGAATTTGGTTTATTACGCTTTCGCGTAGAAGTGGAAGTGCGCTGGCTGCAGGCGCTCGCCGCTAATACAGACATTGCCGAAGTGCCTGCGTTGTCCGCACAAGCCAATGCCCTGCTCGATGGCATAGTCGCTAATTTCAACGAAGCCGACGGCCAACGCATCAAGGACATAGAGCGCACCACTAACCACGACGTGAAAGCCGTAGAATACTTTTTAAAAGAAAAAGTAGAAGTGCTGCCTGAACTGGCCGCGGTCAGTGAATTTATTCACTTTGCCTGCACCAGTGAAGACATTAACAACAACGCCCACGCCCTTATGCTTAAGAACGGCCGCGACCAAGTATTGGTGCCGTATTGCCAGCAACTGATCGATGCCATTAAGCAATTAGCTACCCGCTATCGCGATGTGCCCATGCTGAGCCGCACCCACGGTCAACCTGCTTCACCCACCACCTTGGGTAAAGAAATGGCCAACGTGGTGTATCGTTTAGAGCGCCAACTCAAGCAGATTAAAGCCGTAGAAATGCTGGCCAAAATTAACGGTGCCGTCGGTAACTACAACGCACACCTGTCGGCGTATCCAGAAATCGATTGGCATGACTTTGCCGAGCGCTTTGTCACCGGTTTAGGCTTGGATTTTAACCCCTACACCACCCAGATTGAGCCGCACGACTACATTGCCGAGCTGTTCGATGCTATCGCGCGCTTTAACACCATAGTGTTGGACTTTGACCGCGATATTTGGGGTTACATCTCCATTGGTTACTTTAAGCAGCGCACCGTGGAAGGCGAAATTGGCTCCAGCACCATGCCGCATAAAGTAAACCCTATCGACTTTGAAAACTCCGAGGGTAACTTAGGTCTGGCCAACGCCATTTTCAATCACTTGGCCGTTAAGTTGCCAGTATCACGCTGGCAGCGTGATTTAACTGACAGCACAGTGTTGCGTAACTTAGGCGTAGCCGTGGGCTATTCATTGATTGCCTATCAGGCCACCTTGAAAGGCATCAGCAAGCTGGAAGCCAACCCTGCCATATTGGCCGCCGATTTGGATCAAAACTGGGAAGTATTAGCAGAGCCCATCCAAACCGTAATGCGCCGCTACGGCATCGAAAAGCCTTACGAGAAGCTCAAAGAGCTGACCCGCGGCAAGCGCGTGAATGCCGAAGGCATGCACACCTTTATCGATACCCTAGAATTGCCAGAGTCCGTTAAAGCGCAGTTGAAGCTATTAACCCCTGCCAACTACATCGGCAGCGCCATAGAGCTGACAGATAAGCTGTAA
- a CDS encoding ribosomal protein uL16 3-hydroxylase, with translation MQSALKLDITDFLAHYWQKKPLLIKAGFAQFEDPLSPDELAGLALEPQVEARRVWRADDRWHAESGPFDNYDHLGETDWTLLVQAVNQWHPDVQELADAFRFIPGWRFDDVMVSFSTPGGGVGPHIDQYGVFIIQGSGSRRWRVGLPQSLEQFAANGALRHCEDFVAEIDEVLTPGDVLYIPPGCPHEGYAETPALNYSVGFRAPDARDLISGFADHMLAHETDSRRFDDVGMTAAIAHGRIEPEVLDQVKNLMTELLADPARLANWFGQMTSEAKHDLDLEPAEPAYSLEELVLRLDHGDYLYRLAGARCFYIADETAVFYLDGERYQLAEPDVAAIALLCDQSRIHGPQIACLAHPQALLEVLLPLVNQGYWYFEEDEE, from the coding sequence ATGCAGAGCGCACTCAAACTCGATATCACGGATTTTTTGGCTCACTACTGGCAAAAGAAGCCACTGCTGATCAAAGCAGGATTTGCTCAGTTTGAGGATCCTCTTAGCCCAGATGAATTAGCCGGACTCGCCTTAGAACCACAGGTTGAAGCGCGCCGCGTGTGGCGTGCCGACGATCGCTGGCATGCAGAGAGCGGCCCCTTCGACAACTATGATCATTTAGGCGAAACCGATTGGACCTTATTGGTTCAGGCGGTGAACCAATGGCACCCAGACGTGCAAGAATTGGCGGATGCGTTTCGCTTTATCCCAGGTTGGCGCTTTGATGATGTGATGGTGAGCTTTTCCACACCCGGCGGCGGTGTGGGCCCCCATATCGACCAATACGGCGTGTTCATTATTCAGGGCTCCGGCAGCCGTCGCTGGCGGGTAGGTTTACCGCAAAGCTTGGAGCAGTTTGCCGCCAACGGCGCATTGCGCCACTGCGAAGACTTTGTGGCCGAGATAGACGAAGTGCTAACCCCAGGGGATGTGCTTTATATTCCGCCGGGCTGCCCCCATGAAGGCTATGCCGAAACGCCAGCGCTCAACTATTCGGTAGGCTTTCGTGCCCCGGATGCGCGGGATTTAATCTCGGGCTTTGCGGATCATATGCTGGCTCATGAGACCGACAGCCGTCGCTTTGATGATGTGGGCATGACTGCTGCCATCGCACACGGGCGCATTGAGCCTGAGGTGTTGGACCAAGTAAAAAATCTGATGACGGAGTTATTAGCTGATCCTGCGCGCTTGGCGAACTGGTTTGGCCAAATGACCTCAGAAGCTAAGCACGACTTGGATCTTGAGCCTGCAGAGCCAGCTTATAGTCTGGAAGAATTAGTATTGCGTTTGGATCACGGCGATTATTTGTATCGTTTAGCCGGCGCGCGCTGCTTTTACATAGCCGATGAAACTGCCGTGTTTTACCTAGACGGTGAGCGTTACCAACTGGCTGAGCCAGACGTAGCAGCCATTGCCCTGCTCTGCGACCAATCGCGCATTCACGGCCCACAAATCGCCTGCCTAGCTCATCCCCAAGCACTGCTGGAAGTACTGCTACCCTTGGTCAATCAAGGTTATTGGTATTTTGAAGAAGACGAAGAATAA
- a CDS encoding GNAT family N-acetyltransferase translates to MLICRTERPGDGDEIDELVCAAFGREQEGDLVWALREQGAISMSQVAEYEDAIIGHLLMSPILIEGEDTGWLALAPISVWPECQRQGIASALIIAALDCANELDWAGVVLLGDPEFYGRFGFKPAQDLGLSLKSEAASTGEILLAMAFKPPVAKGRVTYHPAFG, encoded by the coding sequence ATGCTGATCTGCAGAACCGAACGACCCGGTGACGGTGACGAGATAGATGAGCTGGTGTGTGCCGCCTTTGGCCGCGAGCAAGAAGGCGACTTAGTGTGGGCACTGCGCGAGCAGGGCGCCATTAGCATGAGCCAAGTGGCCGAATACGAAGACGCCATTATTGGCCATCTGTTAATGAGCCCGATATTGATCGAAGGTGAAGACACCGGCTGGCTGGCATTAGCTCCCATTAGCGTGTGGCCTGAGTGTCAGCGCCAAGGGATAGCCAGTGCCTTGATTATCGCCGCGCTGGATTGCGCCAATGAGTTAGATTGGGCGGGCGTGGTGCTATTAGGTGATCCTGAATTTTATGGCCGCTTTGGTTTTAAGCCCGCGCAGGATCTTGGCCTCAGCCTTAAATCGGAGGCCGCCAGCACCGGCGAAATCTTGCTGGCCATGGCGTTTAAGCCGCCTGTGGCTAAAGGTCGAGTCACTTATCATCCTGCGTTTGGATAA
- the pdxH gene encoding pyridoxamine 5'-phosphate oxidase has protein sequence MELANYRREYLQGGLRRNNLPDNPLSLFETWMQQAVQADLMDPTAMVVGTVDEQGQPYQRIVLLKHLDEKGFVFYTNMGSRKASQLANNPRISLLFPWHILERQVHVTGQVERLSALEVMKYFSSRPKDSQIGAWVSHQSARISARGVLEGKFLEMKQKFAKGEVPLPSFWGGFRVKFDSVEFWQGGANRLHDRFLYQRQESGWSIDRLAP, from the coding sequence ATGGAACTGGCTAACTATCGGCGTGAATATCTGCAAGGCGGCTTGCGTCGTAACAACTTGCCGGACAACCCTTTGTCTTTGTTTGAAACTTGGATGCAGCAAGCGGTGCAGGCAGACTTGATGGATCCTACCGCCATGGTGGTGGGCACGGTCGACGAACAGGGTCAGCCATATCAGCGCATCGTATTACTCAAGCACTTGGATGAAAAAGGCTTCGTATTTTACACCAATATGGGCAGCCGTAAGGCCAGCCAATTGGCCAATAACCCCCGCATTAGCCTGCTCTTTCCTTGGCATATTCTCGAACGTCAAGTGCACGTTACCGGTCAGGTAGAGCGTTTGTCGGCGCTAGAAGTCATGAAGTACTTTAGCAGTCGCCCCAAAGACAGCCAGATAGGCGCTTGGGTGTCCCATCAATCCGCCCGTATCTCGGCCCGTGGCGTACTGGAAGGTAAGTTTTTGGAAATGAAGCAAAAGTTTGCCAAAGGCGAAGTGCCGCTGCCGAGCTTTTGGGGTGGCTTTAGAGTGAAGTTTGACTCAGTTGAGTTTTGGCAGGGCGGTGCTAATCGTCTGCATGACCGTTTCTTATACCAGCGCCAAGAGTCGGGTTGGTCGATCGACCGCTTAGCGCCTTAA
- a CDS encoding YfhL family 4Fe-4S dicluster ferredoxin, whose amino-acid sequence MALLIEDSCINCDMCEPECPNGAISYGAEIYEIEPDLCTECVGHYDKPTCISVCPIDCIIIDPKHTESQEQLWDKFVVLHHAND is encoded by the coding sequence ATGGCATTATTAATCGAAGATTCTTGCATCAACTGCGACATGTGCGAACCCGAATGCCCTAACGGTGCTATTAGTTATGGCGCAGAAATCTATGAGATAGAGCCAGACCTGTGTACCGAATGTGTGGGCCATTACGATAAACCGACCTGCATCAGCGTATGTCCTATCGACTGCATTATTATCGACCCTAAGCACACTGAGAGCCAAGAGCAGCTGTGGGACAAGTTTGTTGTCTTACATCATGCCAACGACTAA
- a CDS encoding MFS transporter — MSGLSLVLLTVLMVASGQMTQTLYVPAMTDMADALLVAKDSLPLLMACYLIPYGLFQFIYGPLSDRLGRRPVLLVGLSIYVLGSGLIVLWPSYPMLLVGSFIQGAGTAAAGSLCRSLMRDKFEGTALVRYNGYVSMGIMLAPLLAPLLGGYLNQHFGWQSMYLFLLLLGLSCTVIIFYCFKETLPVERRHQQSILPAYLHVLHSHAFCRQLGMLMAAFAGVILYEAEFAVVASQHATLTSRELSVLFILPLPLYFAGAMLAAITAGRWSVARLQWVATISLLLGAGVILVSAFEAELSLVGLVLGGGLYFAGAGLLFPVATSAAVEPFARHSGSAGALLGGCSNLGGGVFLLVQGGLPQMNQSVLGGLLLAFAGLTLWLLLPAHHALPEPGL, encoded by the coding sequence ATGTCGGGCCTGTCTTTGGTGTTGTTGACGGTGTTAATGGTGGCCTCGGGTCAAATGACCCAAACCTTGTATGTGCCGGCCATGACCGACATGGCGGATGCGCTTTTGGTCGCCAAAGATAGCTTGCCGCTGCTGATGGCCTGCTACCTGATCCCTTACGGCTTGTTTCAGTTTATTTACGGGCCCCTGTCGGACCGCTTAGGCCGCCGTCCGGTGTTACTGGTGGGTTTGAGTATTTATGTGCTGGGCTCAGGTTTAATTGTGCTGTGGCCGAGCTACCCCATGTTATTAGTGGGCAGCTTTATTCAAGGCGCAGGCACGGCGGCGGCGGGCAGCTTATGCCGTAGCCTAATGCGCGATAAATTCGAAGGCACAGCCCTAGTGCGCTACAACGGCTATGTGTCGATGGGCATTATGCTGGCACCACTGCTTGCACCCTTGCTTGGTGGCTACCTTAACCAGCACTTTGGCTGGCAGTCTATGTATCTGTTTTTGCTGCTACTGGGGTTAAGCTGCACGGTGATCATTTTCTACTGCTTTAAAGAAACCTTACCCGTTGAGCGCCGTCATCAACAATCCATCTTGCCCGCCTATTTACACGTCTTACACAGTCATGCTTTTTGTCGACAGCTGGGCATGTTAATGGCGGCTTTTGCGGGGGTGATTTTATATGAAGCTGAGTTTGCGGTGGTGGCCAGCCAACACGCCACTTTAACCAGTCGTGAGCTCAGCGTGCTGTTTATTCTGCCGCTCCCATTGTATTTTGCCGGCGCTATGCTGGCGGCGATAACCGCCGGCCGCTGGTCTGTGGCTCGGTTACAGTGGGTAGCCACCATAAGCTTATTGTTGGGGGCGGGAGTGATACTGGTGTCGGCGTTTGAAGCTGAATTGAGCTTGGTGGGCTTAGTGCTGGGTGGGGGTCTATATTTTGCTGGTGCCGGTTTATTGTTTCCGGTGGCGACCTCGGCGGCGGTAGAGCCTTTTGCCCGCCACAGTGGTAGCGCCGGCGCGCTACTCGGCGGTTGCTCTAATTTAGGCGGAGGCGTGTTTTTGCTAGTGCAGGGCGGCTTACCGCAAATGAATCAAAGCGTCTTGGGAGGCCTACTACTGGCGTTTGCCGGCCTTACCCTATGGCTATTGCTGCCCGCTCATCACGCACTGCCAGAGCCGGGTCTGTAG
- the suhB gene encoding inositol-1-monophosphatase yields the protein MHPMLNIAIRAARNAGQVIVKGFANPENIETRQKGQNDFVTNFDLDAENAVVNTIRKSYPEHTIIGEECGELTGSNPDYQWVVDALDGTTNFMNGIPHFAVSIALRVKGRTEQAVVYDPIRDELFTASRGAGAQLNGYRIRTGKAKDLANTVLVTGFPSKQKHHADAYLGMFKDLFVQCSDIRRAGAPSLDLVYVAAGRADGYWELGLKPWDFAAGSLIAREAGAIVTDFVGGHNFERSGNLVCANPKVLKIMLSTIREHLPESLAQ from the coding sequence ATGCATCCGATGCTGAATATCGCGATACGCGCTGCGCGTAACGCTGGTCAAGTTATCGTCAAAGGTTTTGCCAATCCTGAGAACATCGAAACTCGTCAAAAAGGCCAGAACGATTTTGTTACTAATTTCGATCTAGACGCAGAAAACGCCGTCGTTAATACCATCCGTAAGTCTTATCCGGAGCACACCATTATTGGTGAAGAATGTGGTGAACTAACCGGCAGCAACCCTGATTATCAGTGGGTTGTTGATGCACTTGATGGCACGACCAACTTCATGAATGGTATTCCTCACTTTGCCGTATCCATTGCGCTACGTGTAAAAGGCCGCACCGAACAAGCCGTAGTTTACGATCCAATTCGTGATGAACTGTTTACCGCCAGCCGCGGCGCCGGTGCTCAGTTGAACGGCTATCGTATTCGTACTGGCAAAGCAAAAGACTTAGCCAACACAGTACTGGTTACCGGTTTTCCTTCTAAGCAAAAACACCACGCCGATGCCTATTTAGGTATGTTTAAAGACCTGTTTGTACAGTGCTCTGACATTCGCCGTGCCGGTGCCCCTAGCTTAGATCTGGTATATGTGGCCGCAGGCCGCGCAGACGGTTACTGGGAACTGGGTTTAAAGCCGTGGGACTTTGCTGCAGGCAGCCTAATTGCCCGTGAAGCCGGTGCCATTGTCACTGACTTCGTAGGTGGCCATAACTTTGAGCGCAGCGGTAACCTAGTGTGTGCGAACCCTAAGGTGTTAAAAATCATGCTCTCTACCATTCGTGAGCACCTGCCTGAGTCATTAGCGCAGTAA
- a CDS encoding DEAD/DEAH box helicase produces the protein MTNSTLVLAENAPAFTELGLAPEILQALTDAGYVTPSAIQAAAIPTLLEGRDVLGLAQTGTGKTAAFALPLLSTITGGNNTPQVLVLAPTRELAIQVAESFEGYAKYRKDIRIMSIYGGQAYDTQIRSLKRGVDIVVGTPGRVMDHMRRGTLKLDNLKALVLDEADEMLRMGFIDDVEWILEQTPATRQIALFSATMPPVIQRVAQKYLNNPKEVRIENKTRTNSSIKQRYWFVRGMNKHEGLCRLVETEKMDAMLVFVRTRKDAEDLAEMMSREGHACEALHGDIPQKLREKVIERLKNGRLNILVATDVVARGLDVERISHVVNFDMPHDNESYVHRIGRTGRAGREGDAILFVTGREKRSLFNLERHTRQPIEEMQMPSADEINKIRAERFKTSLRVSVEADEKSLAPFVEMIESLEEEGIDSSQLAAGLARLLQGDRPLFMEDRPQAARRPEVRESRDRNDRNDRSDRGERAPRAPRSGRDEVAMETFRVDVGRVHGVKPGHLVGAIANEADLESRFIGQIQIHDDFSTVDLPQGMTAEVHKVLQNVRVCQRPLNLAKYEGGPMPRRASFRPNDDRKPRSPRRTERLNG, from the coding sequence ATGACAAATTCTACACTTGTACTTGCTGAAAATGCCCCTGCCTTTACTGAATTAGGTCTGGCTCCTGAAATCTTACAAGCACTGACCGATGCCGGTTATGTGACGCCTTCTGCTATTCAGGCTGCCGCCATTCCTACTTTGCTTGAAGGCCGTGACGTTTTAGGCTTGGCACAAACTGGTACTGGTAAAACAGCTGCGTTCGCACTGCCGCTGTTGAGCACCATTACCGGTGGTAACAACACTCCTCAAGTATTGGTATTAGCACCTACTCGCGAACTGGCTATCCAGGTTGCCGAGTCGTTTGAAGGCTATGCCAAATACCGCAAAGACATCCGCATTATGTCCATCTATGGTGGCCAAGCGTACGACACTCAAATTCGCTCATTGAAGCGTGGTGTTGATATCGTGGTTGGTACTCCAGGTCGCGTAATGGACCACATGCGTCGTGGCACTCTGAAATTGGATAATCTGAAAGCATTAGTGCTGGATGAGGCCGATGAGATGTTGCGCATGGGCTTTATCGACGACGTAGAATGGATTTTGGAACAAACTCCAGCTACTCGCCAGATTGCTCTGTTCTCAGCTACTATGCCGCCGGTTATCCAGCGCGTTGCTCAGAAATACCTGAACAACCCTAAAGAAGTGCGCATCGAGAACAAAACCCGTACTAACTCCAGCATCAAACAGCGTTACTGGTTTGTACGTGGTATGAACAAACATGAAGGTTTGTGCCGTTTGGTAGAAACCGAAAAAATGGATGCCATGCTGGTATTCGTACGTACTCGTAAAGACGCTGAAGATCTGGCCGAGATGATGAGCCGCGAAGGTCACGCTTGTGAAGCCTTGCACGGTGATATTCCGCAGAAATTGCGTGAAAAAGTGATTGAGCGCCTCAAGAACGGTCGCTTGAACATCTTGGTAGCTACCGACGTAGTTGCTCGTGGTCTGGACGTTGAGCGTATCAGTCACGTAGTAAACTTCGATATGCCTCACGACAACGAATCATACGTACACCGTATTGGTCGTACCGGTCGTGCTGGCCGCGAAGGTGATGCAATCTTGTTTGTTACGGGTCGTGAAAAGCGCAGCCTGTTCAACCTTGAGCGTCATACTCGCCAACCAATCGAAGAAATGCAGATGCCGTCTGCTGACGAGATCAACAAGATCCGTGCCGAGCGTTTCAAAACTAGCCTGCGTGTTAGTGTAGAAGCCGATGAGAAATCTCTGGCACCGTTCGTAGAAATGATTGAGTCTTTAGAAGAAGAAGGCATCGATAGCTCACAGTTAGCCGCTGGTTTAGCGCGCTTACTGCAAGGCGACCGTCCATTGTTTATGGAAGACCGCCCGCAAGCCGCTCGTCGCCCAGAAGTACGTGAAAGCCGTGACCGCAACGATCGTAATGACCGCAGCGACCGTGGTGAGCGCGCTCCACGTGCACCACGCTCAGGCCGTGACGAAGTAGCCATGGAAACCTTCCGCGTAGACGTAGGTCGTGTACACGGTGTTAAGCCAGGTCACTTGGTAGGTGCGATTGCTAACGAAGCAGATCTTGAGTCACGCTTTATTGGTCAAATCCAAATCCACGATGACTTCTCGACTGTAGACCTGCCACAAGGCATGACTGCAGAAGTACACAAAGTACTGCAAAACGTACGTGTGTGTCAGCGTCCGTTGAACTTGGCTAAATACGAAGGTGGCCCTATGCCACGCCGTGCAAGCTTTCGTCCAAACGACGACCGCAAGCCACGTAGCCCACGTCGTACTGAGCGCTTAAACGGCTAA
- a CDS encoding GlsB/YeaQ/YmgE family stress response membrane protein: MGIILNLIIGGLAGWIAGNLMKGRGFGVVGNILLGVVGGFFGAIVFRLLGLASTGIIGSLVISTIGAALLLYIARKIKK; the protein is encoded by the coding sequence ATGGGAATTATTTTAAATTTAATTATCGGTGGTTTAGCCGGTTGGATTGCCGGCAACCTGATGAAAGGCCGCGGTTTTGGCGTAGTGGGTAATATTCTGCTAGGTGTCGTGGGCGGCTTTTTCGGTGCCATTGTATTTCGCCTGCTCGGACTTGCATCCACGGGCATAATTGGCTCACTGGTGATATCGACCATAGGTGCGGCATTACTGCTCTATATAGCCCGCAAGATTAAAAAGTAA